The Mangifera indica cultivar Alphonso chromosome 12, CATAS_Mindica_2.1, whole genome shotgun sequence DNA window CATTAATCTCATTGATACTTTCTCTTATTcaaatgtgtgtatatatatatatatatatatatatatatatatatatatatttaataaaaaaaaattaaatggaatGGAATGGATGCATTTATACCATAAATGACACAATATTATGGTGTATAGATATAAACATGTCATATGATTAAACAAACATATCATTTCATACATGAACAATTAGATATTAATGAATACAAATacattaatatatcatcatatttttgtatatttttaaatgaataatattattcaatcatataataatatatcaatatttatacatatatttatattattattagtacatataatattagtataataGGGATTAGGGCAAAATCTCTTTcacttgaaatatatatacgAAGCTTAAGCCAGCAAAATAGTACTAAGACTTGCAAAAACATGCCACATTTGAGCATTCTAGCAACAAAATTAACTAACCTAAACCAACTCAAACAATTGCATGCTCACCTTGTTCAAATTTCCCTCCACCACCAAAGTTACTATGCTTCACTCCTCCTCACCCATTGCACGCGCCTCAACGCGCCACCCTCCTACACCCGTCTCATCTTCGAATCCACACCAAACTCTAATGTCTACCTCTTCACTTGCATGCTTAAGTACTACTCCCAAATGGGCGCCCACAATGAGGTTTTGTCCCTCTTTCAAAAAATGATGTCTCACAATATAAAGCCTGATGCTTTTGTGTACCCAGTTGTGATCAAATCGTTTGGTGATAAGGGATTTTTCTTCCATGCCCTTGTTGTGAAGCTGGGTTATGGTGAGGATCGTTATATACGCAACGCAGTCATGGATTATTACGGGAAGTACGGCCGGATTGAGCTGTGCAGAaaaatgtttgatgaaatgtctGAAAGGAGTGTTGCAGATTGGAATTCAATGATTTCTGCATACTGGAAGTGGGGTTTGAAAGGTGAAGTGTGTAGGTTGTTTAGTATAATGAGTGAGAGGAATGTTGTGACTTGGACGGCTATGGTTTCTGGGTGTGCTAAGATGAAGGATTTGATAAGTGCAAGGAGGTATTTTGATGAAATGCCAGAGAAAAATGTGGTttcttggaatgcaatgctttCAGGGTATGCTCAAAATGGGTTTACAGAAGAGGCATTGAAGTTGTTTCATGATATGATCACTTCTGAGGTTAAGCCAGATGAAACTACATGGGTTGCAGTCATTTCATCATGCTCATCTCGCCGTGATCCTTACCTTGCTGACTCACTGGTGAATATGCTTGACCAGAGGCAGAtccatttgaattattttgtgaAGACTGCATTGCTTGATATGTATGCAAAGTGTGGGAGTCTTGAGACTGCACAAAGAATCTTTGATGAGTTGGGGATGCGTAGGAACATTGTTACTTGGAATGCCATGATTTCTGCTTACATGAGGGTAGGTGATGTGAGTTCAGCTAGAGAGCTTTTCAATAAGATGCTGCAAAGGAATGTGGTATCATGGAACTCAATGATTGCTGGATACTCTCAAAATGGGCAGTCTGCTATGGCAATTAACCTTTTTAAAGAAATGATTGAGACTGAAGGAGCAAAACCAGATGAAGTGACTATGGTGAGTGTTATCTCCGCCTGTGGACATCTCGGGGCTTTAGAATTGGGTAATTGGGCAGTTAATTTTCTTGCCACAAACCATATCAACCTGAGCATTTCAGGATACAATTCTTTGATTTTCATGTACTCAAAATGTGGAAGCATGAAGGATGCTGAGAGAATTTTTCAAGAAATGAGTACAAGAGACGTGGTTTCTTACAACACTTTGATAGCAGGGTTCGCAGCTCATGGCCATGGAAAGGAAGCCATTGAACTAATGTCAAAGATGATGCAGGAAGGTGTTGAGCTGGACCGTGTGACATTTATTGGTGTTTTGACAGCCTGCAGTCATGCAGGATTATTAGATGAAGGATGGAAAGTCTTTAACTCAATAAAAAATCCAACTGTGGATCACTATGCATGCATGGTTGATTTGCTAGGTCGATTGGGGCAACTAGATGAAGCTAAAAGATTGATTGATGGCATGCCAATGGAGCCACATGCGGGAGTTTATGGCTCACTTCTGAATGCTAGTCGAATCCATAAAAGAGTTGAACTCGGGGAGCTTGCTGCAAATAACTTATTTGACCTTGAACCAAATAATTcaggaaattatattttgctTTCGAATATATATGCTATGGCAGGGAGGTGGGAAGATGTTGATAGAATTAGAGAATCAATGAGAAAAGTGGGAGTCAAGAAGACAACTGCATGGAGTTTGGTggaatataaaggtaaaatgcACAAGTTCATAGTTGGTGATAGATCACATGAAAGATCAGATGATATCTATAGGTTATTGGCAGAATTGGGTAGCAAGATGAGAAAGCTTGGGTACGAAGCTGACAAGAGCTGCGTGCTAAGAGATGTTGAAGAGGAGGAGAAGGAAGAGATGGTTGGAACTCATAGTGAGAAACTGGCCATTTGTTTTGCCCTTCTTGTTAGTGAAGTAGGGGCAGTGATTAGGGTGGTGAAGAACCTCAGGGTGTGTTGGGATTGCCACACTGCTATAAAGATGATTTCTAAGTTGGAGGGAAGGGAGATTATTTTGAGAGATAATAACAGATTTCACTGTTTCAGTGATGGGGTTTGTTCTTGCAAAGACTATTGGtaatggaagaaaaaaaaatcaccataATCTTGCAACGTATGGCCTGTGTTCTGTGATCAACTGACCATTATAAACCCATTTTCTTATTTATGTAAGGCTGTTGACATAGTGGACACAGAAGGATAATGGATGGTCAAGAAAAGGACCGCTTAAGCTTGAGATTGTGAACGCAAGACTTCCAAGTGAGGAGAGCTTAAAGGCTGCTTCTGAGGCTGAAccataatctatttttcattcttGTCATTCAACCTGGATCATTTAATCCTTAACATCATTTTCCTGGACCATATTGAGCGTCATCAGGCTAGCTAATTGCAAATTGCCAGATGATGCAGGAGACTGGCACTTTCAAATTCTATCCACTTTGAAGACCGCCAGCGAGCAAATCAAAAGTAAGATCGGCACACAATCCTTAACAATGAAAGATAAATGCTATAAAGTTCACCTAACCTCCATTTTGCCGtgttctatatttatttatttgttgatatGTAAGTGCTAAACTATAACCATCGGTAACTTGATTATTGGAGCTATATTATTGCATACTTTGGTTAAAGCTTTGTGATGTTATTGCTCTATTTATGTAATTTACATTTATGACTGGGAACAGTACTTTTTCAAGGTGACATTTTGAGCGAAGATAATACTACAGCCTTTAAATCTCTGGTCGAAGAGTTTGAGTGTCTCTGCGCTGCTTCTCATCACACCCTTTTAGAGGTGTCAAAGGGCCGGGCCCCTTTATTTAGCCCAACCCAGAGAAGCTTCGTCAAGCACGACCCACTGTCATGTGCACACCCTTTGATTATTTTTGgattatcttaaaattatagaaCATTTCTTGTCAGGATGGTTAGCATGGCATTTTATGTTcaatttactaaaaatatattatccatATGACAAAGATGAATGCCTAGTGAACTTTTTATATAACACTCTTATACATATCCCATGTACGCAAAGCTCATAAAAGATATTGAGTACCGTTCTGACAATGATAAAAATAGATCCATCAAAACAACTTTTAGGTTGCAAAATTCTAAAAtgatttgtgtatctaaaataaataatatattaatagtgAATTAGACTAGTAGATCGGAACATACACTCAGTATCTAATTTTATGGAACAATAATAGCCACAGCCAAGACCTAGAATGAGCTTAAAATAGTGTAAGTTGATATCTTCTGCAACCCTAGATGGAAATAATTTTCATCCTACTATATTGGCTGATTTGTACAAAATGAACTTCCATATCATTCCATCCTGAAATTTAGTTACCAAAAAGACACTACCAAACACGTAAACACCAGCTCTTTCCAAACGATATCAATGATGCAGATATTGAACAATGTGCGTTGAACCAAACCAGAAAAATGCACCAACATTTACATTTGTAAATGctggcaacaattgaaaaacaCAAATCCACAGAAATGAAACAGAACAGGAACCAGAAGGTTTCAAATTCATTAACTAAAAACAGGTATCTGTTTTACTTTCAAACTGTAATGAAAAAAAGTTCTAAAC harbors:
- the LOC123193219 gene encoding pentatricopeptide repeat-containing protein At1g14470, with translation MPHLSILATKLTNLNQLKQLHAHLVQISLHHQSYYASLLLTHCTRLNAPPSYTRLIFESTPNSNVYLFTCMLKYYSQMGAHNEVLSLFQKMMSHNIKPDAFVYPVVIKSFGDKGFFFHALVVKLGYGEDRYIRNAVMDYYGKYGRIELCRKMFDEMSERSVADWNSMISAYWKWGLKGEVCRLFSIMSERNVVTWTAMVSGCAKMKDLISARRYFDEMPEKNVVSWNAMLSGYAQNGFTEEALKLFHDMITSEVKPDETTWVAVISSCSSRRDPYLADSLVNMLDQRQIHLNYFVKTALLDMYAKCGSLETAQRIFDELGMRRNIVTWNAMISAYMRVGDVSSARELFNKMLQRNVVSWNSMIAGYSQNGQSAMAINLFKEMIETEGAKPDEVTMVSVISACGHLGALELGNWAVNFLATNHINLSISGYNSLIFMYSKCGSMKDAERIFQEMSTRDVVSYNTLIAGFAAHGHGKEAIELMSKMMQEGVELDRVTFIGVLTACSHAGLLDEGWKVFNSIKNPTVDHYACMVDLLGRLGQLDEAKRLIDGMPMEPHAGVYGSLLNASRIHKRVELGELAANNLFDLEPNNSGNYILLSNIYAMAGRWEDVDRIRESMRKVGVKKTTAWSLVEYKGKMHKFIVGDRSHERSDDIYRLLAELGSKMRKLGYEADKSCVLRDVEEEEKEEMVGTHSEKLAICFALLVSEVGAVIRVVKNLRVCWDCHTAIKMISKLEGREIILRDNNRFHCFSDGVCSCKDYW